A genomic region of Balearica regulorum gibbericeps isolate bBalReg1 chromosome 8, bBalReg1.pri, whole genome shotgun sequence contains the following coding sequences:
- the ORC1 gene encoding origin recognition complex subunit 1: MNTRQQSKIIYSWYGKPTSSDRKLRTYQYKGIIIKSERRRTETCIQLGEFVLVEGENADQPFVAQLLDLYEDGAQQKHAVVQWFSHITEIPQNKRKLLKREVSPQEVFFDQVSGYDTDIAVETIIKSIMVIPLHLGEELPITLNKEQTFYVKQSWDGKCFKALSPDTFSKLKEANKKGDGISNSSNSFIPSDVVSPLKQETERIVQSATKQKNVELEVESKHSASKSSLAKERHSQRMANGIKTPTARKKLQLNSPTRSPKSRLLGCEVLELLNDDCDTLSPLEPSATKRKVKFTGILGSPPKIPCANDKSKSMFDTAEHWQRFSDTIRLSPYRKVKDSSEKAKDLNVKDDTICLIGHQEVGSQSPVLTPHSRRMCAQKTRARIAEQISILNTLELNQEEDFLSSSDSSYSSSSEEEENDVLCTPEKKTKSSRTLSTPKSSRKSSVHTPAKTLNKTPLSGTPKTPRNATPEIPRRNQAVQKPASVLAEARLRLHVSAIPESLPCREEEFQDIYNFVESKLIDGTGGCMYISGVPGTGKTATVHEVIRCLQQAAENDDLPSFQFVEINGMKLTDPHQAYVQILELLTGQKVTATHAAVLLAKLFNTPGPKRKTTVLIVDELDLLWTRKQNVMYNLFDWPTQKYSKLIILAIANTMDLPERIMMNRVASRLGLTRMSFQPYTYRQLQQIILSRLNSIKAFEEDAIQLVSRKVAALSGDARRCLDICRRATEICEFASQKRTPEIVRMAHVTEAIDEMFSSPYINAIRNASLHEQIFLKAILAEFRRAGVEEATVQQVYHQHIALCRIEGMQSPTISEIMAICSRLGACRLLLVESSNKYLHMRVRLNINQDDVMYALKDE, encoded by the exons ATGAACACCCggcagcaaagcaaaattatcTACTCCTGGTATGGAAAACCCACGAGCTCAGACAGAAAACTGAGGACTTACCAATACAa GGGAATCATTATTAAATCAGAAAGACGCAGAACAGAAACCTGTATACAACTTGGTGAGTTTGTTTTAGTAGAAGGGGAGAATGCAGATCAACCTTTTGTGGCACAACTCCTGGATTTATATGAAGATg GTGCTCAGCAGAAACATGCAGTTGTGCAGTGGTTCTCTCATATTACAGAGATACCTCAGAATAAACGGAAACTGCTTAAAAGAGAGGTTTCTCCCCAGGAGGTGTTTTTTGATCAAGTTTCTGGCTATGACACTGATATAGCTGTGGAGACCATTATTAAAAGCATCATG gtAATACCACTACATCTGGGAGAGGAACTACCTATTACATTAAACAAGGAACAAACTTTCTATGTAAAACAGTCTTGGGATGGGAAATGCTTTAAGGCTTTGTCCCCTGACACATTCTCTAAGCTGAAAGAAGCTAATAAGAAAGGAGATGGCATCTCAAACTCTTCAAACTCATTTATTCCTTCGGACGTTGTTTCCCCCCTGAAACAAGAGACAGAGAGAATTGTTCAGAGtgccacaaaacaaaaaaatgttgagTTGGAAGTAGAATCAAAACATTCTGCTTCCAAATCCTCCCTTGCTAAGGAGAGACATTCACAAAGAATGGCTAATGGCATCAAAACTCCAACAGCAAGGAAGAAGTTACAGTTAAACA GTCCCACAAGATCTCCTAAAAGCAGGCTCCTGGGATGTGAAGTTTTGGAACTTTTGAATGATGACTGTGATACTCTATCACCGTTAGAACCATCGGCTActaaaagaaaagtgaaattcaCTGGCATTTTAGGCTCACCACCAAAAATACCTTGTGCCAATGATAAGTCAAAGTCAATGTTTGATACTGCAGAGCACTGGCAGCGGTTTAGTGATACAATACGATTATCCCCCTATAGAAAGGTCAAAGACTCCAGTGAGAAAGCCAAGGATCTTAATGTGAAAGATGACACTATATG TTTAATTGGACATCAGGAAGTGGGCAGTCAGAGCCCTGTACTGACCCCTCATTCTCGTAGAATGTGTGCCCAGAAGACAAGAGCTCGCATTGCAGAGCAAATCAG CATATTAAACACACTAGAATTGAACCAGGAAGAGGATTTTCTGTCTAGCTCAGATAGCTCTTACTCTTCAAGtagtgaggaagaggagaatgaCGTGCTCTGTacaccagaaaagaaaactaagtcAAGCAGAACGCTCAGCACCCCAAAGTCTTCAAGGAAGTCTTCAGTTCACACTCCTGCTAAGACCCTGAATAAAACT CCTTTATCAGGAACACCCAAGACACCCCGGAATGCAACTCCTGAAATTCCCAGGCGCAACCAAGCCGTACAGAAACCAGCCAGTGTACTAGCAGAAGCCAGATTAAG GTTGCATGTTTCTGCTATCCCAGAATCTCTGCCTTGTCGTGAGGAAGAATTCCAGGATATCTATAACTTTGTGGAGAGCAAACTTATTGATGGTACAGGAGG gTGCATGTACATTTCTGGAGTGCCTGGAACAGGTAAAACTGCAACCGTTCATGAAGTAATTCGCTGTCTTCAGCAAGCTGCAGAAAATGATGACCTACCATCATTCCAGTTTGTAGAGATTAATGGCATGAAGCTGACTGACCCTCACCAAGCTTACGTGCAGATACTAGAG TTACTGACAGGTCAGAAGGTGACAGCAACCCATGCTGCAGTACTGTTGGCAAAACTGTTCAATACACCTGGACCAAAGAGGAAGACCACAGTGCTGATAGTGGATGAG CTTGATCTTCTCTGGACCCGGAAACAGAATGTGATGTACAACTTATTTGACTGGCCGACTCAGAAGTACTCCAAGTTAATCATCTTGGCCATTGCTAACACCATGGACTTGCCAGAGAGAATAATGATGAACAGAGTGGCTAGCAGGCTG GGCCTCACCAGAATGTCCTTTCAGCCCTACACCTACAGACAGttacagcaaattattttatccaGACTGAACAGCATCAAGGCATTTGAAGAAGATGCAATTCAGCTGGTTTCCAGAAAG GTAGCAGCACTCTCTGGTGATGCAAGGCGTTGCCTTGATATCTGCAGGAGGGCCACTGAGATCTGTGAGTTTGCTAGCCAAAAGAGAACGCCTGAAATAGTCAGGATGGCCCACGTAACAGAAGCCATagatgaaatgttttcatcaCCATATATAAATGCAATCAG GAATGCCTCTTTGCACGAACaaatctttctgaaagcaattttaGCAGAGTTTCGCAGGGCAGGAGTTGAGGAGGCAACAGTTCAACAG gtctATCATCAACACATAGCGTTGTGTAGAATTGAAGGCATGCAGAGTCCTACAATATCGGAAATTATGGCAATTTGTTCAAGACTTGGTGCCTGCAGGCTCTTGCTGGTGGAGTCCAGTAATAAGTATCTTCACATGCGGGTGCGACTAAATATCAACCAGGATGATGTCATGTATGCACTCAAGGATGAATAA